In Candidatus Nitrospira nitrosa, the following are encoded in one genomic region:
- a CDS encoding TOPRIM nucleotidyl transferase/hydrolase domain-containing protein: protein MLRGILEKNKEVSVIRLKRRENGFLATHVSPEILTQATRKPLSRSETILDGLFTEGVVLCESDGDRIVYESVLQTLSLPYPDLRFIPVGGIGGFKETAKLFRALGVPVAIASDFDFLLKRELLDVVCELNETEATVLKDTINGIQEKILEEARGLTFAGGIRRVEETIHSLKSRADQDDNSYFEMASELRSKLNLLSRELSPQQNLKLKGVAAVPKGLQIEINSLSTSLRRIGLFLVPCGELESWVPTLMAGMTRENKSLWATEAARKIEDHGEGEGDIWEYIRSIVDYFKGA from the coding sequence GTGCTGAGAGGGATTCTAGAAAAGAATAAAGAGGTTAGCGTAATCCGTTTGAAGCGTAGGGAGAATGGTTTTCTTGCAACCCATGTTTCACCTGAAATATTGACACAGGCCACTCGAAAGCCCCTTTCCCGGTCCGAAACCATTCTGGATGGTCTATTTACAGAGGGTGTGGTGCTTTGTGAATCCGATGGAGATCGAATAGTTTACGAATCCGTACTTCAAACACTTTCTTTGCCGTACCCAGACCTAAGATTTATCCCTGTCGGTGGAATTGGAGGTTTCAAAGAAACAGCCAAATTGTTCCGGGCACTTGGCGTTCCGGTTGCTATCGCCAGCGATTTCGATTTTCTCTTGAAGAGGGAATTACTAGATGTCGTTTGCGAACTTAACGAGACTGAGGCGACAGTTCTCAAGGACACGATTAATGGAATCCAGGAAAAGATTCTCGAAGAGGCTAGAGGTCTGACTTTTGCTGGCGGCATTAGACGTGTGGAGGAGACTATACATTCACTCAAGTCTAGAGCGGATCAAGACGATAATAGTTATTTCGAAATGGCTTCAGAACTTCGTAGTAAGCTCAATCTATTGTCTAGGGAATTGAGTCCCCAGCAAAACTTGAAACTTAAAGGGGTAGCGGCGGTACCAAAAGGTTTACAGATCGAGATAAATTCCCTCAGCACCAGTTTGAGGCGTATTGGGCTATTTCTTGTTCCATGTGGAGAGTTGGAATCATGGGTTCCGACGCTCATGGCAGGTATGACGAGAGAAAATAAATCTCTTTGGGCTACCGAGGCGGCAAGAAAGATAGAAGACCACGGTGAAGGAGAAGGCGATATCTGGGAATACATTCGATCAATAGTTGATTATTTTAAAGGGGCTTGA